A window of the Cystobacter fuscus genome harbors these coding sequences:
- the argS gene encoding arginine--tRNA ligase, protein MSTSAYSHYRAAFVEALAQSLGVPASEIDAQVKPADPTHGDLSFPTFPLAKAQKKAPPAIAAGLAQNLKVPGLEIVAAGPYVNARFSLLPFTAEVIDAARAQGTRYGGGDSGAGKTVVMDYSSPNIAKPIAFHHIRSTVIGHAVANLHRALGYRVEGINYLGDWGKQFGLVAVGFQEYGDPAKRQDMAHLVKVYVQANQRAEKEPAFDERARDFFRRMEANDAEALALWKEFRETSIRDFLRIYARLGIRFEHIEGESFYQDKMEPVIEEISRTVGVKQSEGALIVGLPYEENEPPVLLKKNDGSTLYATRDLAAAIDRHERFHFDKSLYVVATDQSLHFRQLFRVLKAMGRDFVERMVHVNFGRVHGMSTRQGNVVLLTDVLDEARSRALALVKNNIEEGKIQTDDPEALAEQIGLGAIFFGDLKNRRATDYTFDWDEILNFTGHTGAYLQYAHARACNILRKGGGAPTTYDASRLTLPEEQAVLRAIARLPVVVQEAADQQEPSFVARWLLDLAAEFSRYYTLGNQDRAKRVLLEGDEPLKQARLALTDATRAALAAGLTLLGIATPENM, encoded by the coding sequence ATGAGCACTTCCGCCTACTCGCATTACCGGGCAGCATTCGTCGAGGCGCTCGCCCAGTCGCTGGGCGTGCCCGCTTCCGAGATCGACGCCCAGGTCAAGCCGGCCGACCCCACGCACGGGGACCTGTCGTTTCCCACCTTTCCCCTGGCCAAGGCGCAGAAGAAGGCTCCTCCGGCGATCGCCGCCGGGCTCGCGCAGAACCTGAAGGTGCCCGGCCTGGAGATCGTGGCCGCCGGTCCCTACGTCAACGCGCGCTTCTCGCTCCTGCCCTTCACCGCCGAGGTCATCGACGCGGCGCGCGCCCAGGGCACGCGCTATGGCGGCGGGGACTCGGGCGCGGGCAAGACGGTGGTGATGGACTACTCCTCGCCCAACATCGCCAAGCCCATCGCCTTCCACCACATCCGCTCCACCGTCATCGGCCACGCCGTGGCCAACCTGCACCGGGCGCTCGGCTACCGCGTGGAGGGCATCAACTACCTGGGCGACTGGGGCAAGCAGTTCGGCCTCGTCGCCGTGGGCTTCCAGGAGTACGGCGACCCGGCCAAGCGCCAGGACATGGCGCACCTGGTCAAGGTGTACGTCCAGGCCAACCAGCGCGCGGAGAAGGAGCCCGCGTTCGACGAGCGCGCCCGTGACTTCTTCCGGCGCATGGAGGCCAATGACGCCGAGGCGCTCGCGCTGTGGAAGGAGTTCCGCGAGACGTCCATCCGCGACTTCCTGCGCATCTACGCCCGGCTGGGCATCCGCTTCGAGCACATCGAGGGCGAGAGCTTCTACCAGGACAAGATGGAGCCGGTGATCGAGGAGATCTCCCGCACGGTGGGCGTCAAGCAGTCCGAGGGCGCCCTCATCGTGGGCCTGCCCTACGAGGAGAACGAGCCGCCGGTGCTCCTCAAGAAGAACGACGGCAGCACGCTCTACGCCACGCGCGACCTGGCGGCGGCCATCGACCGCCACGAGCGCTTCCACTTCGACAAGTCGCTCTACGTGGTGGCCACGGATCAGTCGCTGCACTTCCGGCAGCTCTTCCGCGTGCTCAAGGCGATGGGCCGCGACTTCGTGGAGCGCATGGTGCACGTCAACTTCGGCCGCGTGCACGGCATGAGCACGCGCCAGGGCAACGTGGTGCTGCTCACCGACGTGCTCGACGAGGCCCGCTCACGCGCCCTCGCCCTGGTGAAGAACAACATCGAGGAGGGGAAGATCCAGACGGACGACCCCGAGGCGCTGGCGGAGCAGATCGGCCTGGGCGCCATCTTCTTCGGCGACCTGAAGAACCGCCGCGCCACCGACTACACCTTCGACTGGGACGAGATCCTCAACTTCACCGGGCACACGGGCGCCTACCTCCAGTACGCCCACGCGCGTGCCTGCAACATCCTGCGCAAGGGCGGCGGCGCGCCCACCACCTACGACGCCAGCCGGCTCACGCTGCCGGAGGAACAGGCGGTGCTGCGCGCCATCGCCCGGCTGCCCGTGGTGGTGCAGGAGGCGGCGGATCAACAGGAGCCGAGCTTTGTCGCCCGGTGGCTGTTGGACCTGGCCGCGGAGTTCAGCCGCTACTACACCCTGGGCAACCAGGATCGGGCCAAGCGCGTCCTCCTCGAGGGGGACGAGCCACTCAAGCAGGCGCGGCTGGCGCTCACGGATGCCACGCGCGCGGCACTCGCCGCGGGGCTCACCCTGCTGGGTATCGCCACTCCCGAGAACATGTAA
- a CDS encoding hybrid sensor histidine kinase/response regulator translates to MPKKKVPHLAEVVTLRPEPKKPVRRLVKPQPPVESEVAERTLAEMAQHITSSEGPTEALRAQLQLIHGLMQAKACYVARYLPARNQLHVEHVRGRYDERITAATPEEGVVGRAFAERAILRDEETIAVPLESPLGTSGVLAILAPRRSAPDSLLMALASQLSASYEVARLRDDSARRNKDLQTAIAGLKALEQSRDELLGNVSHDLKNPLTTIKAYLAMMGREKLGGLSDAQRRAVQVCDRSADRMLRMVNDLLLMSRLQAGKMQLNQRPFGLKAVAEEVVRTLAPAAEQSKVQLVLPPTGEVFVRGDRERIAEAIQNLVESGINRCEPEDTVELRVGSEDGLALLTVKDSGPGLGTEDLEHVFDPFHRPDGTRGQGHSLGLPLVAKIMALHGGRVEASSTLGEGTALQMVMPLFAGAVSSPDLAQTGPRAGGILLVEDDVDCREVLQQVLEQEGYRVMSTSGASEARSILSHIRPAMVLLDLRLSEEDGRSVLRFIRGTESLADVAVYIISGASDVSTLGAGQGLDRIDGFFEKPLQLPRLLDTVAAVVRPSRRGAVT, encoded by the coding sequence GTGCCCAAGAAGAAGGTTCCCCATCTGGCCGAAGTCGTCACCCTGCGCCCTGAGCCCAAGAAGCCCGTCCGGCGTCTGGTGAAGCCCCAGCCCCCCGTGGAGAGCGAGGTCGCCGAGCGCACCCTCGCGGAGATGGCCCAGCACATCACCTCCAGCGAGGGCCCCACCGAGGCGCTGCGCGCCCAGCTCCAGCTCATCCACGGCCTGATGCAGGCCAAGGCCTGCTACGTCGCGCGCTACCTCCCCGCGCGCAACCAGCTCCACGTGGAGCACGTGCGCGGCCGCTACGACGAGCGCATCACCGCCGCCACCCCCGAGGAGGGTGTCGTGGGCCGCGCCTTCGCCGAGCGCGCCATCCTGCGCGACGAGGAGACCATCGCCGTGCCCCTGGAGAGCCCCCTGGGCACCAGCGGCGTGCTCGCCATCCTCGCCCCGCGCCGCTCCGCCCCGGACTCGCTCCTCATGGCGCTCGCCAGCCAGTTGTCCGCCTCCTACGAGGTGGCGCGCCTGCGCGACGACAGCGCCCGGCGCAACAAGGACCTGCAGACGGCCATCGCCGGCCTCAAGGCCCTGGAGCAGAGCCGCGACGAGCTGCTCGGCAACGTGTCCCATGACTTGAAGAACCCCCTCACCACCATCAAGGCCTACCTGGCGATGATGGGACGCGAGAAGCTCGGGGGCCTGTCGGACGCCCAGCGCCGCGCGGTGCAGGTGTGCGACCGGAGCGCGGACCGCATGCTGCGCATGGTGAATGATCTGCTCCTCATGTCCCGGCTCCAGGCGGGCAAGATGCAGCTCAACCAGCGCCCCTTCGGGCTCAAGGCCGTGGCCGAGGAGGTGGTGCGCACCCTCGCCCCCGCCGCCGAGCAGTCCAAGGTCCAGCTCGTGCTGCCCCCCACGGGCGAGGTCTTCGTGCGCGGCGACCGCGAGCGCATCGCCGAGGCCATCCAGAACCTCGTGGAGAGCGGCATCAACCGCTGCGAGCCCGAGGACACCGTGGAGCTGCGCGTGGGCAGCGAGGACGGACTCGCCCTGCTCACCGTCAAGGACAGCGGCCCGGGTCTGGGCACCGAGGACCTGGAGCACGTCTTCGATCCCTTCCACCGCCCCGATGGCACGCGCGGCCAGGGCCACAGCCTCGGCCTGCCCCTGGTCGCCAAGATCATGGCGCTGCACGGCGGCCGCGTGGAGGCCTCGAGCACCCTGGGCGAGGGCACCGCCCTGCAGATGGTCATGCCCCTGTTCGCCGGCGCCGTCAGCTCGCCCGACCTCGCCCAGACCGGTCCCCGCGCCGGCGGCATCCTCCTCGTCGAGGACGACGTGGACTGCCGCGAGGTGCTCCAACAGGTCCTCGAACAGGAGGGCTACCGGGTGATGTCCACCTCGGGCGCCTCCGAGGCGCGCTCCATCCTCTCGCACATCCGCCCGGCCATGGTGCTGTTGGATCTGCGCCTGAGCGAGGAAGACGGCCGCTCGGTGCTGCGCTTCATCCGTGGCACCGAGTCGCTCGCCGACGTGGCCGTCTACATCATCTCGGGCGCCAGCGACGTGTCCACCCTCGGCGCCGGCCAGGGCCTGGATCGCATCGATGGCTTCTTCGAGAAGCCCCTCCAACTGCCGCGACTGCTCGACACCGTGGCCGCCGTGGTGCGCCCGAGCCGCCGGGGCGCGGTGACCTGA
- a CDS encoding HEAT repeat domain-containing protein has product MGIFDFLGGSGPDKALKLKPKVTQKYGDPTSRQKALQQLGEMKFPEAVTVLMHRYTINVEPLTTDADEKEHVFELIKGFGKDAIAPVTEFLRKNEQATSWAVRILESLQSEAEVVSTVVDTLTALSAQYMRDPEKKVVLLHYITGKQDERIAPALLPFLDDMSDDVKIAALKALGPLKYAPAREPIQKLTTGDTARRVQMAATQALQESGFQA; this is encoded by the coding sequence ATGGGTATCTTCGACTTCCTCGGCGGCTCCGGCCCCGACAAAGCCCTCAAGCTCAAGCCCAAGGTCACCCAGAAGTACGGCGACCCCACCTCCCGGCAGAAGGCCCTCCAGCAGCTCGGGGAGATGAAGTTCCCCGAGGCCGTCACCGTGCTCATGCACCGCTACACCATCAACGTGGAGCCGCTCACCACGGACGCGGACGAGAAGGAGCACGTCTTCGAGCTCATCAAGGGCTTTGGCAAGGACGCCATCGCCCCCGTCACCGAGTTCCTGCGCAAGAACGAGCAGGCCACGTCCTGGGCCGTGCGCATCCTCGAGTCGCTCCAGAGCGAGGCCGAGGTCGTCTCCACCGTCGTGGACACGCTCACCGCCCTGAGCGCCCAGTACATGCGCGACCCGGAGAAGAAGGTCGTCCTGCTGCACTACATCACCGGCAAGCAGGACGAGCGCATCGCCCCGGCGCTCCTGCCCTTCCTCGACGACATGTCCGACGACGTGAAGATCGCCGCCCTCAAGGCGCTGGGGCCCCTCAAGTACGCCCCCGCGCGCGAGCCCATCCAGAAGCTCACCACGGGCGACACCGCGCGCCGCGTCCAGATGGCCGCCACCCAGGCGCTCCAGGAGAGCGGCTTCCAGGCCTGA
- the dnaJ gene encoding molecular chaperone DnaJ has protein sequence MADDYYQILGVSRTASAEDIKKAFRKLARKYHPDVNPGDKSAEEKFKQLNAAFEVLSDEKKRKLYDEFGEEAAKLGFDEKKAQQYRAYKAARASGGGMPFSGGGGGGGADFDLGDILGDIFGRTGGGTGGVDIGEIFGRAGGRAAGPTPGEDISATLTLSFAEALTGTERSISLQRPGRCQRCQGSGQVGTPTTCATCGGTGKTRRAGGVLGMASGGTCPTCRGSGRAAPPCPSCQGSGVLDETARLTVKIPAGVQTGSKVRLSGQGSAGSRGGPPGDLYIETIVSEHPLVRREGDDLSMDLPVTVSEAMLGAEIRVPTFQGEVTVKVPPGSQSGRKMRLKGRGSPSLKGGPPGDLYLTLQVKVPEQLSDEARRAAESLARAYQTDVRGALHL, from the coding sequence ATGGCGGACGACTATTACCAGATTCTCGGCGTGTCCCGGACGGCATCGGCCGAAGACATCAAGAAGGCCTTCCGCAAACTCGCGCGCAAGTACCACCCGGATGTCAACCCGGGGGACAAGAGCGCCGAGGAGAAGTTCAAGCAACTCAACGCCGCCTTCGAGGTGCTGTCGGACGAGAAGAAGCGCAAGCTCTATGACGAGTTCGGCGAAGAGGCCGCCAAGCTCGGCTTCGACGAGAAGAAGGCCCAGCAGTATCGCGCCTACAAGGCCGCGCGTGCCTCGGGTGGCGGAATGCCCTTCAGCGGTGGCGGTGGAGGGGGCGGCGCGGACTTCGACCTGGGGGACATCCTGGGCGACATCTTCGGGCGCACGGGCGGCGGCACCGGCGGGGTGGACATCGGGGAGATCTTCGGGCGCGCGGGCGGCCGGGCGGCGGGTCCCACTCCGGGCGAAGACATCTCGGCCACGCTCACGCTCAGCTTCGCCGAGGCCCTCACCGGCACCGAGCGCAGCATCTCGCTGCAACGTCCCGGACGCTGTCAGCGCTGCCAGGGCTCGGGCCAGGTGGGCACTCCCACCACGTGCGCCACCTGCGGCGGCACGGGCAAGACGCGCCGGGCCGGTGGCGTGCTCGGCATGGCCTCCGGGGGCACCTGCCCCACCTGCCGCGGCTCCGGACGCGCCGCTCCTCCCTGCCCTTCCTGCCAGGGCTCGGGCGTGCTCGACGAGACGGCCCGGCTCACCGTGAAGATTCCCGCGGGCGTGCAGACCGGCTCCAAGGTGCGGCTGTCCGGACAGGGCTCCGCGGGCTCGCGGGGTGGCCCTCCGGGCGATCTCTACATCGAGACGATCGTGTCCGAGCACCCCCTGGTGCGCCGGGAGGGGGATGATCTGTCCATGGATCTCCCGGTGACCGTCTCCGAGGCCATGCTGGGCGCGGAGATCCGCGTGCCCACCTTCCAGGGCGAGGTCACCGTCAAGGTGCCCCCCGGCTCCCAGTCCGGCCGCAAGATGCGCCTCAAGGGCCGCGGCTCGCCCTCGCTCAAGGGCGGGCCCCCGGGAGACCTCTACCTCACCCTCCAGGTCAAGGTGCCCGAGCAGCTCTCGGACGAGGCGCGCCGCGCCGCGGAGTCGCTCGCCCGGGCCTACCAGACGGATGTCCGGGGCGCGCTCCACCTCTAG
- the rimI gene encoding ribosomal protein S18-alanine N-acetyltransferase, producing the protein MRRMREEPRGSRPPGARPSAFLLRRMTHEDLPAVMELEKASFTNPWSLELLRRELGHDWSVIFLLEEPIEEGGRRLLGISIFWIVHDEVHVLNVATAPEHRRRGVGRTLIEATLAEGRTRKCSLATLEVRKSNEAAINLYKSFGFRPVGVRPNYYVDEGQAAEDAIVMVLDF; encoded by the coding sequence ATGAGGCGGATGCGGGAGGAGCCCCGGGGGAGCAGGCCGCCGGGCGCCCGGCCGTCCGCCTTCCTCCTGCGGCGGATGACGCACGAGGATCTGCCCGCGGTGATGGAGCTGGAGAAGGCGTCGTTCACCAACCCCTGGTCGCTGGAGCTGCTGCGGCGCGAGCTGGGGCACGACTGGTCCGTCATCTTCCTGCTCGAGGAGCCCATCGAGGAGGGAGGCCGTCGACTGCTGGGCATCTCCATCTTCTGGATCGTCCACGACGAGGTGCACGTGCTCAACGTGGCCACGGCGCCGGAGCACCGGCGGCGCGGGGTGGGGCGGACCCTGATCGAAGCCACCCTGGCCGAGGGCCGGACGCGCAAGTGCAGCCTGGCGACACTCGAGGTGCGCAAGAGCAACGAGGCCGCCATCAACCTCTACAAATCCTTCGGGTTCCGTCCGGTGGGGGTGCGGCCCAACTACTACGTGGACGAGGGCCAGGCCGCCGAGGACGCGATCGTGATGGTCCTCGACTTCTAG
- the rpsL gene encoding 30S ribosomal protein S12, with the protein MPTISQLVRQGREKLNIKGKSPALKECPQKRGVCTRVYTTTPKKPNSALRKVARVRLTNGIEVTSYIPGVGHNLQEHSVVMIRGGRVKDLPGVRYHIIRGTLDSVGVAGRKQGRSKYGAKRPS; encoded by the coding sequence GTGCCAACCATCAGCCAGCTGGTCCGCCAGGGCCGCGAGAAGTTGAACATCAAGGGCAAGAGCCCCGCTCTGAAGGAGTGCCCTCAGAAGCGCGGCGTCTGCACCCGCGTGTACACCACGACGCCGAAGAAGCCGAACTCGGCCCTTCGCAAGGTGGCGCGCGTTCGTCTGACGAACGGAATCGAAGTGACGTCCTACATCCCCGGCGTGGGTCACAACCTCCAGGAGCACTCGGTGGTGATGATCCGTGGTGGCCGTGTGAAGGATCTCCCGGGCGTTCGCTACCACATCATCCGCGGCACGCTGGACTCGGTCGGCGTGGCCGGCCGCAAGCAGGGCCGTTCCAAGTACGGCGCCAAGCGTCCGAGCTGA
- the rpsG gene encoding 30S ribosomal protein S7 — MPRRRVVAKRKILPDPKFQDRLVTKFVNDLMRKGKKSIAERVCYGAFTLIEERAKEDPLKTFKKALDNVKPVLEVKSRRVGGATYQVPVEVRQDRRVALGMRWIITYAKARGEKTAMEKLAGEIMDAANNRGNAVKKREDTHKMAEANKAFAHYRW; from the coding sequence ATGCCTCGTCGTCGCGTAGTAGCCAAGCGCAAGATCCTTCCCGATCCGAAGTTCCAGGACCGTCTCGTCACGAAGTTCGTGAACGACCTGATGCGCAAGGGGAAGAAGTCCATCGCCGAGCGGGTGTGCTACGGCGCCTTCACGCTCATCGAGGAGCGTGCGAAGGAAGATCCCCTCAAGACGTTCAAGAAGGCCCTGGACAACGTCAAGCCGGTGCTCGAGGTGAAGAGCCGCCGCGTCGGTGGCGCCACCTACCAGGTGCCCGTGGAGGTCCGTCAGGATCGCCGCGTGGCGCTGGGCATGCGCTGGATCATCACCTACGCCAAGGCGCGCGGTGAGAAGACGGCCATGGAGAAGCTGGCCGGCGAGATCATGGACGCCGCCAACAACCGCGGCAACGCGGTGAAGAAGCGCGAGGACACGCACAAGATGGCCGAGGCCAACAAGGCCTTCGCCCACTACCGCTGGTAG
- the fusA gene encoding elongation factor G has protein sequence MPREYPLERYRNIGIMAHIDAGKTTTTERILFYAGAIHKMGEVHEGTTTTDWMVQERERGITITSAAITAFWNRNEQKYRINIIDTPGHVDFTIEVERSLRVLDGAVAVFDAVNGVEPQSVTVWRQADKYKVPRICFVNKMDRVGADYEMSVGTIREKLGARPVRLQLPLGAEDKHRGVIDLVRMKALVFSDSEMGSRFDEVEIPEEFRAEADAARAELVETAAEQDDALTEKFLEGTELTEAEIRSAIRKGCLALRIFPVFCGSAFKHKGVQPLLDAVVDYLPGPLDIPSVQGKNPKGKEETRETSDKAPLSALAFKIMPDPSFPSQSLTFLRIYSGSLESGSAVWNSVKGKRERIGRLVQMRADKKDEVAECYAGDICAVVGMKLATTGDTLCDDKHPIILEQMEFPEPVIDVAIEPKSTADQEKIHTSLARLAAEDPSFRVRTNEETGQTLIAGMGELHLEIIVDRLLREHKVDANVGKPQVAYRETITRTVESEGKFMRPLGGKNQFGHVWLRVSPNKAGQGFVFENTIPAEKVTKEFVEAARQGVQESLQSGPIAGYPLLDVKVEAYDGSMHETESSEMAFKIAGSMAFREAVRGAEPVLLEPIMDCEVVTPNDFTGDVIGDLTARRGRIQGMEPRPGGVQAILAQVPLAKMFGYSTDLRSRSQGRATYTMRFSNYAPAPKDALNR, from the coding sequence ATGCCCCGCGAGTATCCCCTCGAGCGCTATCGCAACATCGGCATCATGGCGCACATCGACGCCGGCAAGACCACGACCACGGAACGGATCCTGTTCTACGCGGGGGCCATCCACAAGATGGGCGAGGTGCATGAAGGCACCACGACCACGGACTGGATGGTGCAGGAGCGCGAGCGTGGCATCACCATCACCTCGGCGGCCATCACCGCGTTCTGGAACCGCAACGAGCAGAAGTACCGCATCAACATCATCGACACGCCGGGCCACGTGGACTTCACCATCGAGGTGGAGCGCTCGCTGCGCGTGCTGGACGGGGCCGTCGCGGTGTTCGACGCGGTCAACGGCGTCGAGCCGCAGTCGGTGACGGTGTGGCGCCAGGCGGACAAGTACAAGGTTCCGCGCATCTGCTTCGTGAACAAGATGGACCGGGTGGGGGCGGACTACGAGATGTCCGTGGGCACCATCCGCGAGAAGCTGGGTGCGCGTCCGGTGCGCCTGCAACTGCCGCTGGGCGCCGAGGACAAGCACCGCGGCGTCATCGATCTCGTGCGCATGAAGGCGCTCGTCTTCTCCGACTCGGAGATGGGCAGCCGCTTCGACGAGGTGGAGATCCCCGAGGAGTTCCGGGCCGAGGCGGACGCGGCGCGCGCGGAGCTGGTGGAGACGGCGGCCGAGCAGGACGACGCGCTCACCGAGAAGTTCCTCGAGGGCACGGAGCTCACGGAGGCGGAGATCCGCTCGGCCATCCGCAAGGGGTGCCTGGCGCTGAGGATCTTCCCGGTGTTCTGCGGCTCGGCCTTCAAGCACAAGGGCGTGCAGCCGCTGCTGGACGCGGTGGTGGACTATCTGCCGGGCCCGCTCGACATCCCGTCCGTGCAGGGCAAGAACCCCAAGGGCAAGGAGGAGACGCGGGAGACGAGCGACAAGGCGCCCTTGAGCGCGCTGGCGTTCAAGATCATGCCGGACCCGTCCTTCCCGTCGCAGTCGCTCACCTTCTTGCGCATCTACTCGGGGAGCCTGGAGTCGGGCTCGGCGGTGTGGAACTCGGTGAAGGGCAAGCGCGAGCGCATCGGACGGCTGGTGCAGATGCGCGCGGACAAGAAGGACGAGGTGGCCGAGTGCTACGCGGGGGACATCTGCGCGGTGGTGGGCATGAAGCTGGCCACCACGGGCGACACCCTGTGTGACGACAAGCACCCCATCATCCTCGAGCAGATGGAGTTCCCCGAGCCCGTCATCGACGTGGCCATCGAGCCCAAGTCCACGGCGGACCAGGAGAAGATCCACACGAGCCTGGCGCGCCTGGCGGCGGAGGATCCCTCGTTCCGGGTGAGGACGAACGAGGAGACGGGGCAGACGCTCATCGCGGGCATGGGCGAGCTGCACCTGGAGATCATCGTCGACCGGCTCCTGCGCGAGCACAAGGTGGACGCCAACGTGGGCAAGCCCCAGGTGGCCTACCGCGAGACGATCACCCGGACGGTGGAGTCCGAGGGCAAGTTCATGCGCCCCCTGGGCGGCAAGAACCAGTTCGGCCACGTGTGGCTGCGCGTGAGCCCGAACAAGGCGGGGCAGGGCTTCGTCTTCGAGAACACCATTCCCGCGGAGAAGGTGACGAAGGAGTTCGTCGAGGCGGCGCGACAGGGCGTGCAGGAATCGCTGCAGAGCGGCCCCATCGCGGGCTACCCGCTGCTGGACGTGAAGGTGGAGGCCTATGACGGCTCCATGCACGAGACGGAGTCGAGCGAGATGGCCTTCAAGATCGCCGGCTCCATGGCCTTCCGGGAGGCCGTGCGCGGCGCGGAGCCCGTGCTGCTCGAGCCCATCATGGACTGCGAGGTCGTCACGCCCAACGACTTCACGGGCGACGTCATCGGCGACCTGACGGCGCGGCGGGGGCGCATCCAGGGCATGGAGCCTCGGCCGGGAGGCGTGCAGGCGATCCTCGCCCAGGTGCCACTCGCCAAGATGTTCGGCTACTCGACGGACCTGCGCAGCCGCAGTCAGGGAAGAGCGACCTACACCATGCGGTTCAGCAACTACGCGCCGGCACCGAAGGACGCGCTGAATCGCTGA